The Pyrenophora tritici-repentis strain M4 chromosome 8, whole genome shotgun sequence genome contains a region encoding:
- a CDS encoding DUF1151 domain containing protein codes for MAGNQDVATPKLGSADTEEQRQAAQLIQRNYRGYRERRQLQGMGLDANARWAEAIRDAKWRNATRPKPRAEEAALRDKLTTPEQRDRASSIVAREKWKRVGEIARRAGADDPHDASLSEDEDAPEEQTEQRRKRSESRTEREKTAKMMDLQYFLEMVDQKHRYGSNLRAYHEQWKKSDTHENFFHWLDNGEGRNYEHPTVSRSRLDTERVRYLSREERLNYLVTIDHEGRLCWAKNGNRINTTLEYKDSINGIVPVDDDTPAYGPKAKLHSGQSKTFRRSSMISLSSSSSISESDAEAEEAEHYVNEDLDKAKGISKLKHVSAATILNHLLRSSVKPNSWIFVADTSFRLYVGIKQSGAFQHSSFLHGARISAAGLIKIKDGQLRRLSPLSGHYRPPTRNFRAFVHSMKENGVDMSRVSISRSYAVLVGLEAYVKTRKKLKHGVEHVKEAEEKVVHPEEYERKMEAQKDMSQSAQRERQLLAEEAEKREAEKKQSSFGRRIWKRLSRGGSEKDDLAPIEREAAKQKRKKWLSKSGEDVEDGIAPAGHRDSIGKTEAAPAS; via the exons ATGGCTGGGAACCAAGATGTCGCGACTCCCAAGTTGGGTAGCGCAGACACGGAAGAGCAGAGACAAGCAGCCCAATTGATACAGCGCAATTATCGTGGATATAGAGAGCGTAGGCAGCTCCAAGGCATGGGCCTGGATGCTAATGCGCGCTGGGCAGAG GCTATACGCGACG CGAAATGGCGCAACGCGACCCGACCGAAGCCGCGCGCAGAAGAGGCTGCCTTGCGCGATAAGCTCACAACGCCTGAGCAGCGCGACAGAGCCAGCTCCATCGTTGCACGCGAAAAGTGGAAAAGAGTTGGCGAAATTGCACGACGCGCGGGTGCCGACGACCCTCACGATGCATCGCTTTCGGAAGACGAGGATGCTCCGGAAGAGCAAACCGAACAACGGCGCAAGCGGAGTGAGTCAAGGACTGAACGAGAGAAGACGGCGAAAATGATGGACCTGCAATACTTCCTCGAGATGGTGGACCAGAAGCATAGATATGGTAGTAACTTGCGCGCATATCACGAGCAGTGGAAGAAGTCCGATACACACGAGAACTTTTTCCATTGGCTGGACAACGGCGAGGGAAGGAACTATGAGCACCCAACTGTGTCGAGATCAAGACTAGACACTGAAAGGGTGCGTTACCTGTCACGCGAGGAGCGCTTGAACTACCTGGTCACCATCGACCATGAAGGACGGCTATGCTGGGCGAAGAATGGAAACCGTATAAATACAACTCTCGAGTACAAAGACAGTATCAACGGCATCGTTCCAGTAGATGACGATACCCCGGCTTACGGCCCAAAAGCAAAACTTCACTCTGGACAGAGCAAGACCTTCCGGCGAAGCTCAATGATCTCGTTGAGTTCAAGCTCTTCAATATCCGAAAGTGATGCGGAAGCAGAGGAGGCAGAGCACTATGTGAATGAGGATCTTGACAAAGCTAAAGGTATATCGAAGCTCAAGCATGTGTCAGCTGCAACCATTCTAAATCACTTACTGCGGAGCTCAGTGAAGCCAAACTCGTGGATTTTT GTTGCCGACACATCATTTCGTCTGTACGTTGGAATCAAGCAATCTGGTGCTTTCCAACATAGCTCTTTCCTCCATGGCGCGCGTATCTCTGCTGCAGGTCTGATCAAAATTAAAGATGGGCAGCTACGTCGTTTATCCCCCTTGTCAGGGCACTATCGCCCCCCTACAAGAAATTTCCGCGCCTTTGTGCACTCTATGAAGGAGAACGGCGTAGACATGTCGCGTGTCTCCATCTCCCGATCATATGCCGTCCTTGTTGGTCTTGAAGCTTACGTCAAAACACGCAAGAAGCTCAAGCATGGGGTTGAGCATGTCAAGGAGGCTGAAGAAAAGGTTGTGCACCCTGAAGAATACGAGCGGAAGATGGAAGCGCAAAAGGACATGAGCCAAAGCGCACAAAGAGAGAGACAGCTTCTTGCAGAGGAAGCAGAGAAACGAGAGGCCGAGAAGAAGCAGTCCAGCTTCGGTCGGCGGATCTGGAAACGGCTTAGTCGAGGCGGAAGTGAGAAAGACGACCTCGCTCCAATTGAACGGGAGGCGGCCAAGcagaagaggaagaagtgGTTGAGCAAGTCAGGGGAAGACGTCGAAGATGGCATCGCGCCAGCGGGGCATCGAGATTCGATAGGAAAGACGGAGGCTGCCCCTGCGTCGTGA
- a CDS encoding SnoaL-2 domain containing protein: MGGAPVTPPSSSRTPLSQAHQPQTISPNIKLQTPLSRRGKGPGLVLVVDYQSLVEKQEGLLDPPPLQKWAEEGYAVAQILVPGKVEDGGEFPLQRALDALKECEGCEFENGVGLISYISRTPYYVDEIACQNPNIKALVSYGGSRFSTLSSTILPPQLVHIAGIPDTTGRVPTSLFPDSEGVQATEGIVKTYRYEDLKRECGWILPGNKDYDKRNASIAHTRSLTFLKPLLGGPFFDLEAVWEEHTKYEFGERDVEKTMATMVDQPYVNHIPTMTGGVGGERLTAFYTHHFIFSNPPDTSLSLVSRTVGIDRVIDEFVFTLTHTKEVPWLLPGIPPTGKPLAIPFTSIVAMRGDRLCHEHISWDHATALKQCGLLPEYVPFPYEINGKSPPERKRFEIQLPVVGIEGSRKLVDESCEESNKLMGGQWRVVDDV, encoded by the exons ATGGGTGGAGCTCCTGTTACCCCTCCATCGTCATCTCGAACCCCTCTTTCCCAAGCCCATCAACCCCAGACCATTTCCCCTAATATCAAGCTTCAGACTCCGCTTTCGAGGCGTGGAAAGGGCCCGGGTTTGGTGCTGGTGGTGGATTATCAGTCGTTGGTTGAGAAGCAAGAGGGCCTTTTGGATCCGCCGCCGCTGCAGAAATGGGCTGAGGAGGGGTACGCGGTTGCGCAG ATTCTGGTCCCTGGCAAGGTTGAGGATGGTGGTGAGTTTCCACTGCAAAGGGCGCTAGATGCGCTCAAGGAGTGCGAGGGATGCGAGTTTGAGAATGGAGTTGGTTTGATTT CATACATCTCCCGGACACCTTACTATGTCGACGAAATCGCTTGTCAAAACCCCAACATCAAGGCCCTCGTTTCCTACGGCGGCAGCAGATTCTCAACTCTCAGCTCAACAATCCTCCCACCACAGCTCGTTCACATAGCCGGAATCCCAGACACGACAGGTCGTGTTCCAACTTCGCTGTTCCCGGATTCTGAAGGTGTACAGGCCACGGAAGGTATCGTCAAGACCTATCGCTACGAGGACTTGAAGAGAGAGTGCGGCTGGATCCTTCCAGGAAACAAGGACTATGATAAGAGAAATGCGAGCATTGCGCATACGAGAAGTCTGACGTTCCTGAAGCCTCTGTTGGGTGGACCGTTTTTCGATCTGGAAGCGGTATGGGAAGAGCATACCAAGTATGAGTTTGGGGAGAGGGATGTGGAGAAGACTATGGCTACGATGGTGGATCAGCCGTATGTGAATCACATACCAACCATGAC CGGCGGAGTTGGTGGGGAGCGATTAACAGCATTTTACACGCACCACTTCATCTTCAGCAACCCGCCCGATACCTCTCTTTCCCTCGTCTCGCGGACCGTGGGCATAGACCGTGTAATCGACGAGTTTGTATTTACCCTCACTCACACAAAGGAAGTTCCTTGGCTCCTCCCTGGTATTCCGCCTACTGGAAAGCCGCTTGCCATTCCCTTTACCTCCATAGTCGCTATGCGTGGTGATCGGCTGTGCCATGAGCATATTAGCTGGGACCATGCGACGGCGTTGAAACAGTGTGGGTTATTGCCAGAGTATGTCCCTTTCCCGTATGAGATTAACGGGAAGTCACCTCCAGAAAGGAAAAGGTTCGAGATACAATTGCCTGTTGTGGGCATCGAGGGTAGTAGGAAATTGGTGGATGAGAGCTGCGAGGAGAGCAATAAGTTAATGGGGGGCCAATGGAGGGTGGTTGATGATGTATGA
- a CDS encoding MutS, Mismatch repair ATPase (MutS family), whose protein sequence is MQQGVIDADALPPQDDSEPDYPPLLQQVRNNMLKFSHCVLVTRVGGFYELYFEHADEFAPLLNLKKSKKKTMKGSKKPAVPMAGFPAYQLDRYLKILVQDLNKHVAISDEFINDVSARAKGEPQYMRKVSRIVTPGTLIDEHFMDPWENNYLLSVHVDPKALSEEKAVKESPGSPSVSSILNLPRTEVGLAWIDLSSGDFLTQSTDIASLPSAIARIKPREILLDSVFQEHDHSRIVSIMQEDGHTVTFQKPSEQPLTVTDWIPMLEDVVEDFDMANFTSSEVAAGGSLLHYVKHQLLGSRTRLQAPVRHQAEEHMSIDKSSLRALEIRSTIREGTLEGSLLHSLNRTVTKSGTRLLTQRLAAPSMSLSTINDRLDLVEEMIQYPQLRQDIIALLGQTYDSLRLVTKFTYGRGDADDLVELSKTIITTSRIVETLHEHAISRGAVPIDSTAEVAEARRRQCISTLERRFELAQSLELAQRIEQAIDEDGLSEYHRIEEEEAEEMSDLAQDVLGREAGEEDLKSMPKRVQPKPHMIVGSFKSATDGRDDVHIMKRNASSTLERLHKSLDSMVEQKNNLEKELRQKMNTESLVLKWTPNLAHIAHVKGKDAARATVHYPKSLSSSKSTRSFQIPEWTQLGAQMDETRFRIRSEEQRILGGLREAVVRNLVKLRRNAVVLDELDVAGAFAILAAEKNFVRPILSAEPSNNVVGGRHPVVETGLDEQGRKFAPNDCLLGEKERIWLITGPNMAGKSTYLRQNALISILAQTGSFVPAEYAEIGLVDKIFSRVGSADNLYQDQSTFMVEMLETAQILKEATPRSFVIMDEVGRGTTPEDGIAVGYACLHHLYHVNQCRTLFATHFHALTDMTKDFEKLGCYCNDVQEEPDGKFSYIHRLRKGVNRESHALKVARVAGLPEDAVAIAASVLKELKGTAGKRREVGEYH, encoded by the exons ATGCAACAAGGAGTCATCGATGCCGACGCACTACCACCTCAGGATGACTCCGAACCGGATTATCCTCCGCTATTGCAGCAAGTGCGAAACAATATGCTCAAGTTCAGTCACTGTGTGCTAGTCACCCGTGTTGGTGGCTTCTATGAG CTGTATTTTGAACATGCAGACGAGTTTGCTCCCCTATTGAACCTCAAAAAGTCCAAAAAGAAGACAATGAAAGGTAGCAAGAAACCCGCGGTTCCTATG GCCGGTTTCCCCGCCTACCAGCTAGATCGATATCTCAAGATTCTTGTGCAGGATCTGAACAAGCACGTTGCAATCAGTGACGAGTTTATTAACGATGTATCAGCAAGAGCAAAGGGTGAGCCTCAGTATATGAGAAAGGTGTCACGAATTGTGACGCCAGGCACCCTTATCGACGAGCATTTCATGGATCCATGGGAGAATAACTACCTCCTGAGCGTCCATGTAGACCCAAAAGCCCTTAGCGAAGAGAAGGCTGTGAAGGAGAGTCCTGGCAGCCCCAGTGTGTCTTCAATTCTCAACCTGCCCCGCACTGAGGTCGGTCTGGCGTGGATTGACTTGTCAAGTGGTGACTTCCTTACTCAGAGTACCGATATCGCATCTTTACCTTCGGCGATAGCTCGCATCAAGCCGAGAGAGATTTTATTAGACAGCGTCTTCCAAGAACATGATCATTCGCGCATTGTGTCGATCATGCAGGAAGATGGGCACACGGTCACATTCCAGAAGCCTTCAGAACAACCACTCACCGTCACAGACTGGATACCCATGTTGGAAGATGTTGTGGAGGATTTCGACATGGCCAATTTTACCTCCAGTGAAGTTGCTGCAGGAGGCTCATTGTTGCACTACGTTAAGCATCAATTGCTCGGATCACGTACCCGACTCCAAGCACCTGTGAGACATCAAGCCGAAGAACATATGAGTATTGATAAGAGCAGCTTGAGAGCGTTAGAGATTCGGAGTACAATTCGAGAAGGCACTTTAGAAGGCAGCCTGTTACACTCACTGAACAGGACCGTTACTAAGAGTGGTACCAGGCTACTCACGCAGCGTTTAG CTGCGCCATCAATGTCACTCTCGACAATCAATGATAGGCTCGATCTTGTAGAAGAGATGATACAGTATCCCCAACTTCGTCAAGACATCATTGCGCTATTGGGTCAAACTTATGATTCTCTCCGCTTAGTGACCAAATTCACGTATGGCCGTGGCGATGCCGATGATCTTGTGGAACTCTCCAAGACTATCATCACGACCTCCAGGATTGTGGAGACCCTCCATGAACATGCCATCTCGAGAGGTGCCGTTCCTATCGATTCCACAGCAGAAGTTGCAGAGGCGCGACGGAGACAATGTATCTCTACACTAGAGCGCCGATTCGAACTAGCACAGTCCCTTGAGCTTGCACAACGCATAGAGCAAGCTATTGATGAAGACGGGTTGTCCGAGTACCATCGCAtagaagaggaggaagctGAAGAGATGTCCGACCTAGCCCAGGACGTACTGGGCCGAGAAGCAGGAGAAGAAGACTTGAAGAGCATGCCAAAGCGCGTCCAGCCAAAGCCGCATATGATTGTCGGAAGTTTCAAGAGCGCAACAGACGGAAGAGATGACGTCCATATCATGAAGCGCAATGCCAGCTCGACCTTGGAGCGACTTCACAAGAGTCTGGACTCCATGGTAGAACAGAAGAACAACCTGGAAAAAGAGTTGCGTCAAAAGATGAACACGGAAAGCTTGGTGTTGAAGTGGACTCCGAATCTCGCACACATTGCGCATGTAAAGGGGAAAGACGCAGCTCGTGCCACCGTCCATTATCCCAAAAGCTTGAGTAGCAGCAAATCAACTCGCTCCTTTCAGATCCCGGAATGGACGCAACTGGGAGCACAGATGGATGAAACCCGCTTCCGCATTCGATCAGAGGAGCAGCGTATTCTTGGCGGGCTCCGCGAAGCTGTCGTGCGAAATCTTGTGAAGCTTCGGCGTAACGCTGTCGTGCTGGATGAACTTGATGTGGCTGGCGCCTTTGCGATCCTCGCCGCCGAAAAGAACTTCGTCCGGCCGATCTTAAGTGCAGAGCCATCAAACAATGTTGTAGGCGGTCGGCACCCTGTTGTCGAAACTGGACTAGATGAGCAAGGTCGTAAGTTCGCACCAAACGATTGCCTTCTTGGAGAAAAGGAGCGCATATGGCTCATTACCGGCCCAAACATGGCTGGTAAAAGCACTTATCTGCGACAGAATGCCCTCATATCGATCTTGGCCCAGACCGGGTCTTTCGTACCGGCGGAATACGCAGAGATCGGGCTCGTTGACAAGATTTTCAGTCGGGTTGGCTCGGCAGACAACTTGTATCAAGATCAGTCTACATTCATGGTAGAGATGCTGGAGACAGCACAGATTCTTAAAGAGGCCACGCCCCGTTCATTTGTCATCATGGATGAGGTTGGTCGAGGAACGACACCCGAGGATGGCATCGCTGTGGGTTATGCTTGCCTGCACCACCTCTACCACGTTAATCAGTGTCGTACGCTATTTGCAACCCATTTCCATGCCCTCACCGATATGACGAAGGATTTTGAGAAATTGGGTTGCTATTGCAATGATGTGCAAGAAGAGCCTGACGGCAAATTTTCCTATATACATCGGCTGAGGAAAGGTGTCAATCGAGAAAGCCACGCTTTGAAAGTGGCTAGAGTAGCGG GCCTTCCGGAAGACGCCGTTGCAATTGCAGCTAGCGTTCTCAAAGAACTAAAGGGTACGGCAGGCAAGCGGAGGGAAGTCGGAGAATATCACTAG